The Glycine soja cultivar W05 chromosome 6, ASM419377v2, whole genome shotgun sequence genome has a window encoding:
- the LOC114417187 gene encoding putative E3 ubiquitin-protein ligase RING1a isoform X2 has translation MAAQKRSFPDAPNDNNRHAKHHHEEAKTEEEEEEEEEAQQQQQHDEEEEEEDNNYKSDDSPPEDKSEYVFVELLEIRKEVQCPICLGIIKKTRTVMECLHRFCRECIDKSMRLGNNECPACRTHCASRRSLRDDPNYDALIAALYPNIEKYEQEELEFREEDKNRNKQASIAKVVQRQSEALVKRRRDTPGSFVTRSQRNQRNVLSRRQNQGMDNQGSEDNEEENDNNEKDSSSTDERCTELRQRRRKRRTRGRPSQPSSSTASPDGGCIESDMDIRISSRLVSKPQKLTWGRGGFRSHTRHGSGNGSNSKSSRSSRLAKLVDYLHSLNENTDELDVHLILLSLDKQITPSLQQPHLCCRPTLSVKHLCEYVAHQTPLLVEEVEILAVKGCCSTVCDKSFDETSSSDELTKLVIDPSKDELETLQGHESLAGIKSKCISKREHLILAYRRKE, from the exons ATGGCTGCTCAGAAGCGTTCCTTCCCTGATGCTCCTAACGATAACAACCGCCACGCCAAACATCACCACGAAGAAGCAAaaactgaagaagaagaagaagaagaagaagaagcacaacaacaacaacagcatgatgaagaagaagaagaagaggataaTAATTACAAATCAGACG aTTCTCCTCCCGAAGACAAATCCga ATATGTGTTTGTAGAACTTCTGGAAATACGCAAAGAAGTCCAATGTCCAATTTGCCTAG GTATTATTAAGAAAACACGTACTGTTATGGAATGCTTGCACCGGTTTTGCAGGGAATGCATTGACAAGTCGATGCGACTAGG GAACAATGAATGCCCTGCTTGTCGAACACACTGTGCCAGTCGTCGTTCTTTGAGAGATGATCCAAACTACGATGCCTTAATTGCAGCTTTATATCCTAATATTGAGAAGTATGAACAGGAG GAGCTTGAATTTCGTGAAGAGGACAAGAACCGCAATAAGCAG GCTTCAATTGCAAAAGTTGTTCAACGACAATCTGAAGCACTGGTTAAGAGACGTAGAGATACACCAGGTTCATTTGTGACAAGATCACAGCGCAATCAACGAAATGTTCTCTCTAGGAGACAAAACCAAGGGATGGATAATCAAGGATCTGAAGATAATGAGGAGGAAAATGACAATAATGAAAAGGACTCATCTTCCACAGATGAGCGATGTACAGAACTCAGGCAGAGAAGGCGAAAGAGGCGGACCAGAGGTCGTCCTTCTCAGCCCTCATCATCGACGGCAAGTCCTGATGGTGGATGCATAGAAAGTGACATGGACATAAGAATTTCTTCTAGACTGGTGTCAAAACCTCAAAAACTAACTTGGGGAAGGGGTGGTTTTAGGAGTCACACACGGCATGGCAGTGGCAATGGTAGCAATAGCAAAAGTTCCCGCAGTAGTCGCTTGGCTAAGTTAGTTGATTATCTCCATAGCTTGAATGAAAACACTGATGAG TTAGATGTCCATCTCATTCTTTTGTCTTTAGACAAACAAATTACACCAAGCTTGCAGCAGCCACACCTTTGCTGTCGGCCAACATTGTCTGTGAAGCATCTTTGTGAA TATGTTGCTCATCAGACACCTTTGCTGGTTGAAGAAGTTGAGATATTGGCAGTTAAAGGATGCTGCAGTACAGTTTGTGACAAGTCATTTGATGAGACTTCATCCTCTGATGAGCTAACTAAGCTGGTTATAGATCCTAGCAAAGATGAACTGGAAACTCTGCAAGGGCATGAATCTCTGGCAGGGATTAAATCTAAATGCATATCTAAAAGGGAGCATTTG ATTCTGGCATACAGGAGGAAGGAATGA
- the LOC114417186 gene encoding protein TPX2-like isoform X1 yields the protein MAVTTEETGGGATVIDHTYEFSAPRFFDFVRGESDEESLKAELWFDTALSYAPSPAFMPKIKTGRSITVDTLCDFNEADKMQKMLASVDDNVLETNIQQQSMTTKAKEDEADKVQKTSANVEDIVLETNIKPQCVTTVKEDDAPCPDKERSENDYKEDSACLKVSSGEAFVEVAKDACTPKPALLKKVATSTNSKKTQNKKMATNTKTQLKSATVKSIAGTPHLVQENQAIKRQKLDGGKSRQILNAKHQTLPHNKSKLGLTVSASTSKYNKEDRKVYVRETPTTPASVPFVSMAEMMKKFQSSTRDLSLPSFVSHTKPKLTLTRPKEPEFETSQRIRPPRVKSSAELEEEMMAKIPKFKARPVNKKILQTATLPPVPRSTPQLPEFKEFHLETLARAHQNADTASMASTEVSHKQSSWKHHITEPKTPLLQTSLRARPPKVKSSLELEQEELEKIPKFKARPLNKKIFESKGDIGVFYHTKKHVTEPQEFHFATDERIPPPAAMADLFGKLSLKSEPSRNHNPIPRNTTPNPFHLHTEERGAEKEKKLVVDLLQKQWEEENARIPKANPYPYTTDYPVIPPKPEPKQCTRPEPFQLESLVRHEEEMQKEHEERRRMEKEEAQMRAFKAQPIIKEDPIPVPEKVRKPLTQVQEFSLHVNHRAVDRAQFDERIKEKEMMYKRYREESEAARMIEEEKELKQMRRTMVPHARPVPNFDNPFCPQKSSKDITKPKSPNLRVLHRKERRKVFNGTAFSSPAANMR from the exons ATGGCGGTGACGACGGAAGAAACCGGCGGTGGCGCCACCGTGATTGACCACACCTACGAGTTCTCGGCGCCGCGTTTCTTCGATTTCGTCAGAGGAGAGTCTGATGAGGAATCGCTTAAGGCTGAGCTCTGGTTCGACACCGCTCTCTCCTACGCTCCTTCGC CAGCATTCATGCCTAAAATCAAGACTGGTAGATCTATTACTGTGGATACCTTGTGTGATTTTAATGAAGCTGACAAAATGCAGAAG ATGTTAGCTAGTGTTGATGATAATGTTCTGGAAACCAATATACAACAACAGAGCATGACTACCAAAGCAAAGGAAGATGAAGCTGACAAAGTGCAGAAG acGTCAGCAAATGTTGAGGATATAGTTCTGGAAACCAATATAAAACCACAGTGTGTGACTACTGTAAAGGAAGATGATGCACCTTGCCCTGACAAGGAAAGAAGTGAGAATGATTATAAAGAAGATAGTGCATGCTTAAAGGTTTCATCTGGAGAAGCATTCGTTGAAGTAGCAAAAGATGCTTGCACGCCAAAACCAGCACTACTGAAAAAAGTTGCCACATCCACTAATTCCAAGAAGACACAAAATAAGAAGATGGCCACGAATACAAAAACTCAGTTAAAGTCAGCAACAGTGAAGAGCATTGCAGGGACTCCTCACTTGGTCCAAGAGAATCAAGCCATTAAGAGGCAAAAATTGGATGGAGGAAAATCTAGACAG ATACTGAATGCCAAGCATCAGACATTGCCTCATAATAAGTCAAAATTGGGTTTAACCGTGTCTGCTAGCACCAGTAAATATAACAAAGAGGACAGAAAG GTTTATGTTCGTGAAACACCAACAACACCAGCCTCTGTACCATTTGTATCAATGGCAGAAATGATGAAAAAATTTCAATCTAGTACCAGAGACCTGTCATTGCCCAGCTTTGTTTCTCAC ACAAAACCAAAACTCACATTGACTAGGCCTAAGGAGCCTGAATTTGAGACATCTCAGAGGATTCGCCCACCTAGGGTGAAGAGTAGTGCTGAGCTTGAGGAAGAAATGATGGctaaaattccaaaattcaaGGCTCGACCAGTGAATAAGAAG attttgcaAACTGCAACTTTGCCTCCCGTTCCAAGAAGTACACCACAGCTACCAGAGTTTAAG gaATTTCATCTGGAAACTTTGGCTAGGGCCCATCAGAATGCAGATACAGCTTCAATGGCTTCAACAGAGGTGTCTCATAAG cagagttCATGGAAGCATCATATTACAGAACCAAAAACACCTTTACTCCAAACTTCACTAAGAGCCCGCCCACCCAAAGTGAAAAGCTCATTAGAATTAGAGCAAGAGGAGCTTGAAAAGATCCCTAAATTCAAGGCAAGACCTCTAAATAAGAAG ATCTTCGAAAGCAAAGGGGATATTGGAGTATTCTACCATACCAAGAAACATGTTACCGAACCTCAAGAATTTCACTTTGCCACAGACGAAAGGATTCCGCCACCTGCTGCCATGGCTGATTTATTTGGCAAG CTTTCTTTGAAGTCTGAACCTTCACGTAATCACAACCCAATCCCAAGAAACACGACTCCAAATCCGTTTCATCTCCACACAGAG GAAAGAGGTgctgagaaagagaagaagctgGTCGTGGACCTTCTGCAGAAACAGTGGgaagaggaaaacgcaaggattcCCAAGGCTAATCCATACCCTTACACCACTGATTACCCTGTG ATCCCACCAAAACCAGAACCAAAGCAATGCACAAGACCAGAGCCATTCCAATTGGAGAGCCTGGTGAGACACGAGGAAGAGATGCAAAAGGAACACGAAGAAAGACGCAGAATGGAAAAAGAAGAGGCTCAGATGAGAGCGTTCAAGGCACAACCAATCATAAAAGA GGACCCAATCCCCGTTCCAGAGAAAGTCCGCAAACCCCTCACCCAAGTTCAGGAATTTAGTTTACATGTGAATCATCGGGCAGTGGATAGAGCACAATTTGATGAAAGG ATTAAGGAAAAGGAAATGATGTACAAACGATACAGAGAAGAGAGTGAAGCAGCAAGAATG atagaggaagagaaagagttGAAACAGATGAGAAGGACAATGGTTCCACATGCTAGGCCAGTTCCTAATTTTGATAATCCATTTTGTCCCCAAAA GTCTTCAAAGGACATAACAAAACCCAAGTCACCAAATTTGCGTGTACTTCATAGAAAGGAAAGACGGAAGGTATTCAATGGAACTGCGTTCTCGAGTCCAGCTGCTAACATGAGATGA
- the LOC114417186 gene encoding protein TPX2-like isoform X3 has protein sequence MAVTTEETGGGATVIDHTYEFSAPRFFDFVRGESDEESLKAELWFDTALSYAPSPAFMPKIKTGRSITVDTLCDFNEADKMQKMLASVDDNVLETNIQQQSMTTKAKEDEADKVQKTSANVEDIVLETNIKPQCVTTVKEDDAPCPDKERSENDYKEDSACLKVSSGEAFVEVAKDACTPKPALLKKVATSTNSKKTQNKKMATNTKTQLKSATVKSIAGTPHLVQENQAIKRQKLDGGKSRQILNAKHQTLPHNKSKLGLTVSASTSKYNKEDRKVYVRETPTTPASVPFVSMAEMMKKFQSSTRDLSLPSFVSHTKPKLTLTRPKEPEFETSQRIRPPRVKSSAELEEEMMAKIPKFKARPVNKKILQTATLPPVPRSTPQLPEFKEFHLETLARAHQNADTASMASTEVSHKSSWKHHITEPKTPLLQTSLRARPPKVKSSLELEQEELEKIPKFKARPLNKKIFESKGDIGVFYHTKKHVTEPQEFHFATDERIPPPAAMADLFGKLSLKSEPSRNHNPIPRNTTPNPFHLHTEERGAEKEKKLVVDLLQKQWEEENARIPKANPYPYTTDYPVIPPKPEPKQCTRPEPFQLESLVRHEEEMQKEHEERRRMEKEEAQMRAFKAQPIIKEDPIPVPEKVRKPLTQVQEFSLHVNHRAVDRAQFDERIKEKEMMYKRYREESEAARMIEEEKELKQMRRTMVPHARPVPNFDNPFCPQKSSKDITKPKSPNLRVLHRKERRKVFNGTAFSSPAANMR, from the exons ATGGCGGTGACGACGGAAGAAACCGGCGGTGGCGCCACCGTGATTGACCACACCTACGAGTTCTCGGCGCCGCGTTTCTTCGATTTCGTCAGAGGAGAGTCTGATGAGGAATCGCTTAAGGCTGAGCTCTGGTTCGACACCGCTCTCTCCTACGCTCCTTCGC CAGCATTCATGCCTAAAATCAAGACTGGTAGATCTATTACTGTGGATACCTTGTGTGATTTTAATGAAGCTGACAAAATGCAGAAG ATGTTAGCTAGTGTTGATGATAATGTTCTGGAAACCAATATACAACAACAGAGCATGACTACCAAAGCAAAGGAAGATGAAGCTGACAAAGTGCAGAAG acGTCAGCAAATGTTGAGGATATAGTTCTGGAAACCAATATAAAACCACAGTGTGTGACTACTGTAAAGGAAGATGATGCACCTTGCCCTGACAAGGAAAGAAGTGAGAATGATTATAAAGAAGATAGTGCATGCTTAAAGGTTTCATCTGGAGAAGCATTCGTTGAAGTAGCAAAAGATGCTTGCACGCCAAAACCAGCACTACTGAAAAAAGTTGCCACATCCACTAATTCCAAGAAGACACAAAATAAGAAGATGGCCACGAATACAAAAACTCAGTTAAAGTCAGCAACAGTGAAGAGCATTGCAGGGACTCCTCACTTGGTCCAAGAGAATCAAGCCATTAAGAGGCAAAAATTGGATGGAGGAAAATCTAGACAG ATACTGAATGCCAAGCATCAGACATTGCCTCATAATAAGTCAAAATTGGGTTTAACCGTGTCTGCTAGCACCAGTAAATATAACAAAGAGGACAGAAAG GTTTATGTTCGTGAAACACCAACAACACCAGCCTCTGTACCATTTGTATCAATGGCAGAAATGATGAAAAAATTTCAATCTAGTACCAGAGACCTGTCATTGCCCAGCTTTGTTTCTCAC ACAAAACCAAAACTCACATTGACTAGGCCTAAGGAGCCTGAATTTGAGACATCTCAGAGGATTCGCCCACCTAGGGTGAAGAGTAGTGCTGAGCTTGAGGAAGAAATGATGGctaaaattccaaaattcaaGGCTCGACCAGTGAATAAGAAG attttgcaAACTGCAACTTTGCCTCCCGTTCCAAGAAGTACACCACAGCTACCAGAGTTTAAG gaATTTCATCTGGAAACTTTGGCTAGGGCCCATCAGAATGCAGATACAGCTTCAATGGCTTCAACAGAGGTGTCTCATAAG agttCATGGAAGCATCATATTACAGAACCAAAAACACCTTTACTCCAAACTTCACTAAGAGCCCGCCCACCCAAAGTGAAAAGCTCATTAGAATTAGAGCAAGAGGAGCTTGAAAAGATCCCTAAATTCAAGGCAAGACCTCTAAATAAGAAG ATCTTCGAAAGCAAAGGGGATATTGGAGTATTCTACCATACCAAGAAACATGTTACCGAACCTCAAGAATTTCACTTTGCCACAGACGAAAGGATTCCGCCACCTGCTGCCATGGCTGATTTATTTGGCAAG CTTTCTTTGAAGTCTGAACCTTCACGTAATCACAACCCAATCCCAAGAAACACGACTCCAAATCCGTTTCATCTCCACACAGAG GAAAGAGGTgctgagaaagagaagaagctgGTCGTGGACCTTCTGCAGAAACAGTGGgaagaggaaaacgcaaggattcCCAAGGCTAATCCATACCCTTACACCACTGATTACCCTGTG ATCCCACCAAAACCAGAACCAAAGCAATGCACAAGACCAGAGCCATTCCAATTGGAGAGCCTGGTGAGACACGAGGAAGAGATGCAAAAGGAACACGAAGAAAGACGCAGAATGGAAAAAGAAGAGGCTCAGATGAGAGCGTTCAAGGCACAACCAATCATAAAAGA GGACCCAATCCCCGTTCCAGAGAAAGTCCGCAAACCCCTCACCCAAGTTCAGGAATTTAGTTTACATGTGAATCATCGGGCAGTGGATAGAGCACAATTTGATGAAAGG ATTAAGGAAAAGGAAATGATGTACAAACGATACAGAGAAGAGAGTGAAGCAGCAAGAATG atagaggaagagaaagagttGAAACAGATGAGAAGGACAATGGTTCCACATGCTAGGCCAGTTCCTAATTTTGATAATCCATTTTGTCCCCAAAA GTCTTCAAAGGACATAACAAAACCCAAGTCACCAAATTTGCGTGTACTTCATAGAAAGGAAAGACGGAAGGTATTCAATGGAACTGCGTTCTCGAGTCCAGCTGCTAACATGAGATGA
- the LOC114417187 gene encoding putative E3 ubiquitin-protein ligase RING1a isoform X1, producing MAAQKRSFPDAPNDNNRHAKHHHEEAKTEEEEEEEEEAQQQQQHDEEEEEEDNNYKSDDSPPEDKSEYVFVELLEIRKEVQCPICLGIIKKTRTVMECLHRFCRECIDKSMRLGNNECPACRTHCASRRSLRDDPNYDALIAALYPNIEKYEQEELEFREEDKNRNKQIQASIAKVVQRQSEALVKRRRDTPGSFVTRSQRNQRNVLSRRQNQGMDNQGSEDNEEENDNNEKDSSSTDERCTELRQRRRKRRTRGRPSQPSSSTASPDGGCIESDMDIRISSRLVSKPQKLTWGRGGFRSHTRHGSGNGSNSKSSRSSRLAKLVDYLHSLNENTDELDVHLILLSLDKQITPSLQQPHLCCRPTLSVKHLCEYVAHQTPLLVEEVEILAVKGCCSTVCDKSFDETSSSDELTKLVIDPSKDELETLQGHESLAGIKSKCISKREHLILAYRRKE from the exons ATGGCTGCTCAGAAGCGTTCCTTCCCTGATGCTCCTAACGATAACAACCGCCACGCCAAACATCACCACGAAGAAGCAAaaactgaagaagaagaagaagaagaagaagaagcacaacaacaacaacagcatgatgaagaagaagaagaagaggataaTAATTACAAATCAGACG aTTCTCCTCCCGAAGACAAATCCga ATATGTGTTTGTAGAACTTCTGGAAATACGCAAAGAAGTCCAATGTCCAATTTGCCTAG GTATTATTAAGAAAACACGTACTGTTATGGAATGCTTGCACCGGTTTTGCAGGGAATGCATTGACAAGTCGATGCGACTAGG GAACAATGAATGCCCTGCTTGTCGAACACACTGTGCCAGTCGTCGTTCTTTGAGAGATGATCCAAACTACGATGCCTTAATTGCAGCTTTATATCCTAATATTGAGAAGTATGAACAGGAG GAGCTTGAATTTCGTGAAGAGGACAAGAACCGCAATAAGCAG ATTCAGGCTTCAATTGCAAAAGTTGTTCAACGACAATCTGAAGCACTGGTTAAGAGACGTAGAGATACACCAGGTTCATTTGTGACAAGATCACAGCGCAATCAACGAAATGTTCTCTCTAGGAGACAAAACCAAGGGATGGATAATCAAGGATCTGAAGATAATGAGGAGGAAAATGACAATAATGAAAAGGACTCATCTTCCACAGATGAGCGATGTACAGAACTCAGGCAGAGAAGGCGAAAGAGGCGGACCAGAGGTCGTCCTTCTCAGCCCTCATCATCGACGGCAAGTCCTGATGGTGGATGCATAGAAAGTGACATGGACATAAGAATTTCTTCTAGACTGGTGTCAAAACCTCAAAAACTAACTTGGGGAAGGGGTGGTTTTAGGAGTCACACACGGCATGGCAGTGGCAATGGTAGCAATAGCAAAAGTTCCCGCAGTAGTCGCTTGGCTAAGTTAGTTGATTATCTCCATAGCTTGAATGAAAACACTGATGAG TTAGATGTCCATCTCATTCTTTTGTCTTTAGACAAACAAATTACACCAAGCTTGCAGCAGCCACACCTTTGCTGTCGGCCAACATTGTCTGTGAAGCATCTTTGTGAA TATGTTGCTCATCAGACACCTTTGCTGGTTGAAGAAGTTGAGATATTGGCAGTTAAAGGATGCTGCAGTACAGTTTGTGACAAGTCATTTGATGAGACTTCATCCTCTGATGAGCTAACTAAGCTGGTTATAGATCCTAGCAAAGATGAACTGGAAACTCTGCAAGGGCATGAATCTCTGGCAGGGATTAAATCTAAATGCATATCTAAAAGGGAGCATTTG ATTCTGGCATACAGGAGGAAGGAATGA
- the LOC114417186 gene encoding protein TPX2-like isoform X2 — protein MAVTTEETGGGATVIDHTYEFSAPRFFDFVRGESDEESLKAELWFDTALSYAPSPFMPKIKTGRSITVDTLCDFNEADKMQKMLASVDDNVLETNIQQQSMTTKAKEDEADKVQKTSANVEDIVLETNIKPQCVTTVKEDDAPCPDKERSENDYKEDSACLKVSSGEAFVEVAKDACTPKPALLKKVATSTNSKKTQNKKMATNTKTQLKSATVKSIAGTPHLVQENQAIKRQKLDGGKSRQILNAKHQTLPHNKSKLGLTVSASTSKYNKEDRKVYVRETPTTPASVPFVSMAEMMKKFQSSTRDLSLPSFVSHTKPKLTLTRPKEPEFETSQRIRPPRVKSSAELEEEMMAKIPKFKARPVNKKILQTATLPPVPRSTPQLPEFKEFHLETLARAHQNADTASMASTEVSHKQSSWKHHITEPKTPLLQTSLRARPPKVKSSLELEQEELEKIPKFKARPLNKKIFESKGDIGVFYHTKKHVTEPQEFHFATDERIPPPAAMADLFGKLSLKSEPSRNHNPIPRNTTPNPFHLHTEERGAEKEKKLVVDLLQKQWEEENARIPKANPYPYTTDYPVIPPKPEPKQCTRPEPFQLESLVRHEEEMQKEHEERRRMEKEEAQMRAFKAQPIIKEDPIPVPEKVRKPLTQVQEFSLHVNHRAVDRAQFDERIKEKEMMYKRYREESEAARMIEEEKELKQMRRTMVPHARPVPNFDNPFCPQKSSKDITKPKSPNLRVLHRKERRKVFNGTAFSSPAANMR, from the exons ATGGCGGTGACGACGGAAGAAACCGGCGGTGGCGCCACCGTGATTGACCACACCTACGAGTTCTCGGCGCCGCGTTTCTTCGATTTCGTCAGAGGAGAGTCTGATGAGGAATCGCTTAAGGCTGAGCTCTGGTTCGACACCGCTCTCTCCTACGCTCCTTCGC CATTCATGCCTAAAATCAAGACTGGTAGATCTATTACTGTGGATACCTTGTGTGATTTTAATGAAGCTGACAAAATGCAGAAG ATGTTAGCTAGTGTTGATGATAATGTTCTGGAAACCAATATACAACAACAGAGCATGACTACCAAAGCAAAGGAAGATGAAGCTGACAAAGTGCAGAAG acGTCAGCAAATGTTGAGGATATAGTTCTGGAAACCAATATAAAACCACAGTGTGTGACTACTGTAAAGGAAGATGATGCACCTTGCCCTGACAAGGAAAGAAGTGAGAATGATTATAAAGAAGATAGTGCATGCTTAAAGGTTTCATCTGGAGAAGCATTCGTTGAAGTAGCAAAAGATGCTTGCACGCCAAAACCAGCACTACTGAAAAAAGTTGCCACATCCACTAATTCCAAGAAGACACAAAATAAGAAGATGGCCACGAATACAAAAACTCAGTTAAAGTCAGCAACAGTGAAGAGCATTGCAGGGACTCCTCACTTGGTCCAAGAGAATCAAGCCATTAAGAGGCAAAAATTGGATGGAGGAAAATCTAGACAG ATACTGAATGCCAAGCATCAGACATTGCCTCATAATAAGTCAAAATTGGGTTTAACCGTGTCTGCTAGCACCAGTAAATATAACAAAGAGGACAGAAAG GTTTATGTTCGTGAAACACCAACAACACCAGCCTCTGTACCATTTGTATCAATGGCAGAAATGATGAAAAAATTTCAATCTAGTACCAGAGACCTGTCATTGCCCAGCTTTGTTTCTCAC ACAAAACCAAAACTCACATTGACTAGGCCTAAGGAGCCTGAATTTGAGACATCTCAGAGGATTCGCCCACCTAGGGTGAAGAGTAGTGCTGAGCTTGAGGAAGAAATGATGGctaaaattccaaaattcaaGGCTCGACCAGTGAATAAGAAG attttgcaAACTGCAACTTTGCCTCCCGTTCCAAGAAGTACACCACAGCTACCAGAGTTTAAG gaATTTCATCTGGAAACTTTGGCTAGGGCCCATCAGAATGCAGATACAGCTTCAATGGCTTCAACAGAGGTGTCTCATAAG cagagttCATGGAAGCATCATATTACAGAACCAAAAACACCTTTACTCCAAACTTCACTAAGAGCCCGCCCACCCAAAGTGAAAAGCTCATTAGAATTAGAGCAAGAGGAGCTTGAAAAGATCCCTAAATTCAAGGCAAGACCTCTAAATAAGAAG ATCTTCGAAAGCAAAGGGGATATTGGAGTATTCTACCATACCAAGAAACATGTTACCGAACCTCAAGAATTTCACTTTGCCACAGACGAAAGGATTCCGCCACCTGCTGCCATGGCTGATTTATTTGGCAAG CTTTCTTTGAAGTCTGAACCTTCACGTAATCACAACCCAATCCCAAGAAACACGACTCCAAATCCGTTTCATCTCCACACAGAG GAAAGAGGTgctgagaaagagaagaagctgGTCGTGGACCTTCTGCAGAAACAGTGGgaagaggaaaacgcaaggattcCCAAGGCTAATCCATACCCTTACACCACTGATTACCCTGTG ATCCCACCAAAACCAGAACCAAAGCAATGCACAAGACCAGAGCCATTCCAATTGGAGAGCCTGGTGAGACACGAGGAAGAGATGCAAAAGGAACACGAAGAAAGACGCAGAATGGAAAAAGAAGAGGCTCAGATGAGAGCGTTCAAGGCACAACCAATCATAAAAGA GGACCCAATCCCCGTTCCAGAGAAAGTCCGCAAACCCCTCACCCAAGTTCAGGAATTTAGTTTACATGTGAATCATCGGGCAGTGGATAGAGCACAATTTGATGAAAGG ATTAAGGAAAAGGAAATGATGTACAAACGATACAGAGAAGAGAGTGAAGCAGCAAGAATG atagaggaagagaaagagttGAAACAGATGAGAAGGACAATGGTTCCACATGCTAGGCCAGTTCCTAATTTTGATAATCCATTTTGTCCCCAAAA GTCTTCAAAGGACATAACAAAACCCAAGTCACCAAATTTGCGTGTACTTCATAGAAAGGAAAGACGGAAGGTATTCAATGGAACTGCGTTCTCGAGTCCAGCTGCTAACATGAGATGA